From the Manis pentadactyla isolate mManPen7 chromosome 7, mManPen7.hap1, whole genome shotgun sequence genome, one window contains:
- the LOC118924391 gene encoding proline-rich protein 2-like encodes MGPGRLLALTGKGVGEGGQCVRRVLQAPGTVVGEAGASWVPLNCFPPETGRGRPGATGAVTTCREALRRGWRNHLSGQNSPPSPGSRPPPYLALPSEPTRAAKRWHDPSSIPQGGAWAPADSHLSQHNPRSNRAATPGPGRSAESTTDFTEGRRAWDPGASWAPPPEDAGEPGGPHCRVTPRRPRPNVPSSARLPGSPAAPRVLVLLALGRPPPPSLARRALPPPGPAPDTHLRWLRAVRTAAPSPAPIPLERNEAKRDLVWSGPDGRYLRRARPGRGRCPEPQQGDVGGGGARARSSAGEQRGARMGRRASWVSGDRSAGGGPGPAT; translated from the coding sequence ATGGGGCCGGGGCGCTTGCTGGCTCTAACGGGGAAAGGGGTAGGCGAAGGGGGGCAGTGTGTCCGCCGCGTGCTCCAGGCTCCAGGGACGGTTGTCGGCGAAGCAGGGGCGAGCTGGGTGCCTTTGAACTGCTTTCCCCCAGAGACTGGGCGTGGCCGCCCCGGGGCCACAGGAGCTGTAACGACCTGCCGTGAAGCCCTGAGAAGGGGCTGGAGAAACCACCTCTCAGGGCAGAACTCTCCCCCGAGCCCGGGTAGCCGCCCTCCTCCCTACCTTGCGCTTCCATCTGAGCCCACCAGGGCGGCGAAACGCTGGCACGACCCCAGCTCCATTCCCCAGGGAGGCGCCTGGGCCCCCGCGGATTCGCACCTCTCCCAACACAATCCGCGCTCAAACCGTGCGGCCACCCCGGGCCCGGGTCGCAGCGCAGAGAGCACGACAGACTTCACCGAGGGTCGGAGGGCCTGGGACCCGGGAGCCTCGTGGGCGCCTCCGCCGGAAGACGCGGGAGAGCCGGGAGGCCCGCACTGCCGCGTCACCCCCCGAAGGCCAAGGCCAAACGTACCAAGCAGCGCCCGCCTGCCCGGCAGCCCCGCCGCACCTCGGGTTCTAGTACTGCTCGCCCTGGGGCGCCCGCCTCCACCTTCTCTTGCTCGCCGGGCACTGCCTccgcccggccccgccccggaCACTCACCTGCGCTGGCTCCGGGCTGTGCGCACCGCCGCCCCCAGCCCCGCGCCGATTCCACTCGAGAGAAACGAGGCAAAAAGGGACCTGGTTTGGAGCGGGCCGGATGGACGGTACCTGAGGCGCGCCCGGCCGGGCCGAGGGCGGTGCCCAGAACCTCAACAGGGCGACGTGGGAGGAGGCGGCGCCCGAGCGCGGAGCTCGGCGGGGGAACAAAGAGGAGCCAGGATGGGGCGGCGCGCTTCCTGGGTGTCGGGTGACAGGTCGGCTGGGGGAGGCCCTGGCCCGGCCACCTGA